A stretch of Chitinophaga caeni DNA encodes these proteins:
- a CDS encoding arsenate reductase family protein codes for MKKMYYLSTCGTCKKIIEKVGATEKGVTLQDIKKDPITDAQLKEMHNLAGSYEALFSRRSQKYRPMGLHEKELTEKDYHDLILQEYSFLKRPVTIVGKKIFIGNDAKSVEALEKAL; via the coding sequence ATGAAGAAGATGTATTATTTATCCACATGCGGCACTTGTAAAAAAATTATCGAGAAAGTAGGGGCTACCGAAAAGGGCGTCACTTTGCAAGACATTAAAAAAGATCCTATTACAGATGCCCAGTTGAAGGAAATGCATAATTTAGCCGGAAGTTACGAGGCATTATTCAGCCGCCGCTCCCAGAAGTACAGGCCGATGGGCTTACACGAGAAAGAATTGACCGAAAAAGATTACCATGACCTGATCTTACAGGAATATTCATTCCTGAAGCGACCGGTTACAATCGTGGGCAAGAAAATTTTTATCGGCAATGATGCCAAGAGCGTGGAAGCGTTGGAAAAAGCATTATAG